The following is a genomic window from Halobacterium sp. R2-5.
CGTCGAACTCGCGGCCATCGCGGTCGTCGTCCACGTCGCCCCGCAGTACGTCCCCATGGACGCGGTGAGTTCCGTCTTCTAGTAGACGGCGACGTCGTCGAACTTCCCGCCGTACGCGATGTGGCGGGGGTGGGTGGGCTCCATGCCCGAGAGGAGGAGCCGGTCGACTTTCTCCCACGTGTTCTCGTAGCCGAGGTGGAGCTGCTCGGCGAGCTCTCGCGCCCGGAAGCGGGCGTTGCGCTGGTGGTACGTCCGCCGGGACACGCCCGACTGGAGCGCGTCCACGAGGTCCGCCTCCGAGTCGATGTCGGCGTCGAACTCCGTCCAGACGCCGCCGACGGTCTCGGGCCGGTGGGCGTACGAGGACGCGAACGCGGGGATGCCGTAGGCGTCGGCGACCTTCCGCGCGCGCCGGTCGTGGTGCGGGAGGTGTTTCGGGTTGTACGTCTCCACGGCGTCGATTCTGTCGCGGAGCCGCTCGACGTCCGCGGCGGTCAGACTCACCGTGAGGAATCCCGGGTGGGGAGCGAGCACCGCGGCGTCCTGGCGGTCGAACTCCGAGATGGCGCCGTCGAGGGTCACGAAGTCCGGGACGGGGTCGTCGAGCCCGACTGCGAGCACGTGCTTGCGGTCCCGCCACGACCCCGTGAACACCTCGCGGCCGGGCACCACCAGCAGCTCGTCGTCAGAGAACGCGGCGGCGCGCTCGCGGAGCTCCGGCAGCCGCGTGAAGTGCGGCGCGTACACGAGCACGTCCACGCCAGCGGCCTTCGCGCGACGGACCACGTCGTCGTCGAGCACCTTCACGTGGAGGTCGACCCGTGTCGTCGGCACGACACGAACTTCGCGGGCCGAGGTTTAGCGGTTTACGGTTCCGGCCGATAAACTCCGCGTCCGATGTACGGCGTTCGCGGCCGCTTATGCTGGTGGCACCCGAACCACCGGTATGAGCCTGAACCTGCTCTCCGAGGACGTCGTGCCCGAGCACGCCCTCGACGTCAAGCGGGACGCCCGGGAGTTCGCCGAAGAGCACATCGCGCCGAACGCCGAGGAGTACTACCGGACCGGGGACTACCCCTGGGAGATTCTGGAGGCGGGGATGGACGCCGGCCTCGTCGCCCAGGACATCGGCGAGGAGTACGGCGGCCGCGGTCTCGACCTCGAACAGGTCCTGGCCATCGCCGAGGAGTTCTACCGCGCGGACGCCGGCATCGCGCTGACGCTCCAGCTCGCGAGCTTCGGCGCGGAGATGCTCGAACAGTACGGCACCGACGAGCAGAAAGAACGGTACCTCCGCCCGGTCGCTGAGAACGACCAGATCACGGGCCTCGCGGTCTCCGAACCCGACATCGGTTCTGACCTCGCGGGGATGCACACGACCGCCGAGAAGGACACCGCCGAGCAGAGCTCGGCGAGCTCTGAGTCGACTTCGGCGACTCAGAACGGCGACGAGTACGTGCTGAACGGCGAGAAGTACTGGATCGGCAACGGCGTCGAAGCCGACTGGGTGACGGTGTACGCGAAGACCGGGGACACCGACGACCGCTACATGAACTACTCGCTGTTCATCGTCCCCACCGATACGGACGGCTACGAGGCCGAGCACATCCCCGAGAAGATGGGGATGCGCGCCTCCAAGCAGGCCCACATCGTCTTCGACGACTGCCGGATTCCCGAGGAGAACGTCATCGGCAGCGAGGGAGCCGGGTTCATGATGCTCGCGGACTTCTTCAACCACGGCCGCGTCGTCGTCGGCGGGCACGGCCTCGGCCTCGCCGCCGCGGCGCTCGAAGAGGCCTGGGAGTTCGTCCACGAGCGCGAGGAGTTCGGACGCCACGTCGCGGACTTCCAGGCGGTCCAGCACGGCCTCGCGGACATGCGCCTGGAGTTCGAGGCCGCCCGTGCGCTGAACTACCGCGCCGCCCGCAAGGTCGAGAACTACGAGAACCCCGGGCTGTGGGCGGCGATGGCGAAGACGAAGTCCACGGAGGTCGCCGTCGACAACGCCGAACAGGGGATGCAGTTCCACGGCGGCCGCTCGATTCTCACCGACCGCCGCATCGCCCGGGTCTACCGGGACGCCCGCATCCCCGTCATCTACGAGGGGGCCAACGAGATCCAGCGCAACCTCATCTACCGGCAGTCCGGCGAGCAGTAGCGAGGCGGACGACGGACCGATTTTCGTTCCGGCAGACTGGAGGGGGTGACGAACACCCTGGGCCGACGAACCGGCCTCTCGGTGCGTCTATCGCCCGTATCTGGCGCCGGTTGTCGTTCGTTATCTCGTTGCTAACAGCGCTTTCGAGAGTGATAACGCGTCTGACGCGCGACCGACAATCACGGGACGCTCCGGGTTCAGTGGTTGCGAATGCGACACAAGGTTTATCTGCGCGGTCAGGTTACAGCTACCCATGTCTGCGTGGGAGTGCGCGATCGTCGGCTGCGGGTCCACGTTCGAGCGCGTCGAGGCGCTCCTCGCCCACCAGGTCGCCGACCACGACGCTCACGACTGCGAAATCTGCGGGGAGACGGTCCCCGAGGGCTACTTCGCGATCAAGCACGGCCTGCGCGAGCACACGCGCGCCGAGTACGTCCGATTCTACGACGGCGACGCCGAGGCGATCCGCGAGCGCGAACGCGTCCTCGACGACGTCGCGGAGGCGGTCGACCCCGCGGTGCTCGAGGACCTCCTGAGCGACGAGCCGGTGGACGCCGCCGACGCGACCGACGCCGCACACGCGACGACGAGCTGAGTTCTCGCCCGCTCCGTAAGCGATTAGGGGCGGCTCCGCGACCACGCGGTATGCGACTCGCACGACTCCGAACCAGCGATGGCGTCGTCTCCGGGGAGTACGACGACGGCGTCGTCGTCGCGGACGGCACCGAGCACGTCGTCGGCGAGGACGGTACGCTCGCGCCGCCCTGCGACCCGTCGGCGCTGTACTGCGTCGGCCGCAACTACGCGGAGACGCTCGACCAGATGGACTACGAGCGCCCCGACCAGCCGGACTTCTTCATCAAGCCGCCGGTCTCGGTGGTCGGCCACGGCGACGACGTCCCGTACCCGACGTTCACGGACGAACTGACGTACGCCGGCGAGCTCGCGGCGGTCGTCGGCGAGCGCTGCCACCGCGTCGACGAGGCCGACGTGCCGGACGTGCTGCGCGGGTTCACCATCATGAACGACCTCGACGCACTCGACCAGCCCGGGCGCACCGCGCGGAAGGCCTTCGACGCCTCCGGCCCGCTCGGCCCGTGGATCGAGACCGACGTCGACCCGCGCGGCATCGACATGCACACCGACGTCGCGGGCGAGCGACGCCAGGAAGCCAACACGGAGCTGATGCTGTTCGACCCCTACGAGGTCGTCTCGTTCCTCTCCGAGCGATTCACGTTCCAGTCGGGGGACGTCATCGCGTTCGGCAGTCCCGCCAACCCCGGGCTCGTCGAACCCGGCGACACCGTCGAAATCACGTACGAGGGCGTCGGCACCCTGGAGAACACCATCGTCGAACCGAACGGGGACTGAATTGCCTGCGTCTCCGTTCGTCAGGCCAACTGTGCGCCGCCCTCGACGCGGTTGTGGAACACGTCGTCGGTCAGCCGCACGTGCTCGACGACGCGCTCGTGAACTTCCTCGTTGGAGAACTCCCTGTCGTCACTGAGGTACGCGCATCTCGGATCCCACCCACAGGCCGGGCACTCCGAGAACAGGTGTTTGGGCATAGTTAGCACTACTCGCCCAGCAGTCAAGAGTGCTGTTACCAAGTAGTGACACCGCCCGATGAACGAAGAGGACGTGCGGTTAGCGCTCTTCGGAATACGCTCGCGGCTACGCCGCCCACGCTGCTTGA
Proteins encoded in this region:
- a CDS encoding PHP domain-containing protein, which translates into the protein MPTTRVDLHVKVLDDDVVRRAKAAGVDVLVYAPHFTRLPELRERAAAFSDDELLVVPGREVFTGSWRDRKHVLAVGLDDPVPDFVTLDGAISEFDRQDAAVLAPHPGFLTVSLTAADVERLRDRIDAVETYNPKHLPHHDRRARKVADAYGIPAFASSYAHRPETVGGVWTEFDADIDSEADLVDALQSGVSRRTYHQRNARFRARELAEQLHLGYENTWEKVDRLLLSGMEPTHPRHIAYGGKFDDVAVY
- a CDS encoding acyl-CoA dehydrogenase family protein, which gives rise to MNLLSEDVVPEHALDVKRDAREFAEEHIAPNAEEYYRTGDYPWEILEAGMDAGLVAQDIGEEYGGRGLDLEQVLAIAEEFYRADAGIALTLQLASFGAEMLEQYGTDEQKERYLRPVAENDQITGLAVSEPDIGSDLAGMHTTAEKDTAEQSSASSESTSATQNGDEYVLNGEKYWIGNGVEADWVTVYAKTGDTDDRYMNYSLFIVPTDTDGYEAEHIPEKMGMRASKQAHIVFDDCRIPEENVIGSEGAGFMMLADFFNHGRVVVGGHGLGLAAAALEEAWEFVHEREEFGRHVADFQAVQHGLADMRLEFEAARALNYRAARKVENYENPGLWAAMAKTKSTEVAVDNAEQGMQFHGGRSILTDRRIARVYRDARIPVIYEGANEIQRNLIYRQSGEQ
- a CDS encoding fumarylacetoacetate hydrolase family protein, whose amino-acid sequence is MRLARLRTSDGVVSGEYDDGVVVADGTEHVVGEDGTLAPPCDPSALYCVGRNYAETLDQMDYERPDQPDFFIKPPVSVVGHGDDVPYPTFTDELTYAGELAAVVGERCHRVDEADVPDVLRGFTIMNDLDALDQPGRTARKAFDASGPLGPWIETDVDPRGIDMHTDVAGERRQEANTELMLFDPYEVVSFLSERFTFQSGDVIAFGSPANPGLVEPGDTVEITYEGVGTLENTIVEPNGD